The Candidatus Bealeia paramacronuclearis DNA segment AAACCCTTCAGGAATTCTTTGGCATTTTCACCTTTGCGTGTGGGCGTGTATTCATAAGAAATGGCGTGATGAGATGACGACCCGGTCATATACACCCACATATAGGATTGCGTTTGCGCCTTGCGGTCACATTCCTTTAAAACTTGAGCCCGCGTTTCATCTGCCCGTACATAAGTCTCCTTGAGAATCTCAGATCTTAAAAGCTCTTTTAAAGGGCTCAAGAGATCACCTATTTGAAGAATCCAACGGCTCATCGTGGCCCGACCTAAGTCAACTTCAAACCGCTCCCACATCTGAGATTGTCGATAAAGGGGTAGATGATCTTGGTACTTGGAGACGATGATGTGGGCCAATAGATTCGCAGATGCCATGCTTTTGAGAAGAGGCGCATTGGGCACTTCAGCCACACGCACCCCTTCGGTGCAAGATTTACAGGCATACTTCAAGCGCACGTTTTGAATGACTTTTAACTGTGCGGGAACGTAATCCAGCTGCTCAGAGATCTCCTCGCCCATCTGATGCAACGGATGTCCACAGGTGCAGATTTTATCACCAGCAATATCATGGATGACACGTTCGCGCGGCAGATGAGCCGGCAACGGACGACGTCCTTTTTTGAGAAGAGTCGAGGAGGATTTGTCCTTTCCAGAGTCATTCTCTGTTTCACTTTCAGCCCCAGCCTTTTCTGCTTCTAAAGGCGGCTCTTCGTAAACCTCATCAAAGACGTTTTCAAACCCGGGGAGCTTGGGAAATTCCTCGAACTTGATCTTCTCAGAGCTCCGCCCAAACTTGCTTTGTTTCATCTGAAGCAATAAATGAGTCAGTCGATCAACCTCTTGCACCAGATGTTCATTTTGTGTGGCTAGAATAGCCTTGTCTTTTTCTGATTTTTGCAAGTTTTTATAGAGCGCCACAGCGTCGAAAACAGAGGAGATTTTGAGTGAAGTTTGGGGCTCATTTTTCATGAGGAACTCTACCCAAAACCCCCTAAAACGTCAATGTATTTCTGAGTTTTTTCAGGTAAAAACCTCAGGAAAATTCTTGAAAATGGACCGCCTTATGGCCTTTGAGCTTTTGATAATTGAGACCCTCTTGCAGCCATCTCAATTGCTGGGAGGTCAACTCCAAAACATCTCCCCTCAAACTCACCTGAAACCTCTCTTTTTCAAGGCGTTTGTACCAAAGACAAAATCCATTCGTCTCCCAATACAAGATCTTCATCTTGGTCAGGGTCCGGTTGCAAAAAACATACATCGTTCCGTCACACGGCACACGACCTAAGCTAGAGGCCACGTAAGCCGCAAGTCCATCAATCGATTTTCTCATGTCCATCGGGGCGGAATAAAACAGAATCTCCCCTCGCGTCTGCTCAAACATGGCAACTCCGCAGTATTGCAATTACACGCTGAAGCGTAATCCCATCAAATCCCGGCACAATCTCAATCCTCTCCCCGGACATAAAGCGAATCTCAAGGGGCACGGGAGCTTGGCGAGCCTCTGCTTGAAGGGCAGGACTCTCAAATAAATCTAATGTTTCTGGACTCTCGTGCCCCACCACAGCAGTCGCCACAAAGCGCCCGACCGATGACCCCTCAAATAGCCTTCTTCCCACGCGGGGAAACCAATACTTAAAGGACGAATAACTCAGTCCTCCAGCCGTACAAAATTTTTCCTGACTCAATCCGCTCTTACGCCAGCTCTCGATCTGCTCTTCCCAATATTTCAGCTTCCCTGCGGATCTTTCATCTCGCGTTTGACGTTGCCCCGTCCTTTTCTCCTTCATCATTTTCATCTCCGTAGTTGTTTTACGGAGTCAACCTTGTCCTATTTTCCTCACACCTAAAAGATGCGGGTCCTATGACGCTTACTATGGCTTTAAATCTTTTACAGCTGACCAAAGATAAAATGAAGCGTCAGTCTATTAAAAGGCTTAGAAAAATGGCCGGTTGGGATGACAACATCCTTTCCAATATCCTCACTCAAAAATTTTCATGAGGTGGCCCTGTTTTGAGACAACAGCTGACCTTCTCCTCCAAATCTTGGGGGTACAATTTCCCAAAATTTGATATTTTGCCCTTGGGCATTGGTTCAGTTTTCATGGGTGACCAAAAAAAGGATGCAACCTTAATACCCTTTGCCGTTGCAAGGATTTCAGGAACTTCCCCAGCCTTGCCAAATAAATTGACCCCGCCGCGAGCGGCGGGGAATATGACCCAATGAGATTAAAATTAAATGTAAATTTCACCAGTCTTAATAAAGTGGTTAACTTCTTTAATATTGAAAATCTGGTGCAATTCTTGATTTTCTTGGGACTTACGTCGCATTTCAATAAATTTATTTCTATCAGAAATAAATTTTTCGCTTATTTTTTTGTGGTTCTCAACGTCTCTTTCAACTTCTTCTGTCTTGTTAAACAATTTAAGATATTCAGCTTCAATAACGTCCAATGGCTTAGGAGCATCCTTATAAATTTCACCAAATCCCAGATATCGATCTTGAGACATACAAATTACGTTATCTCCCATCCCATTCCCATTGGGCTTAAAGTACGGGTATAATGGGATATTTGTAATGTAAGTGAAGGATCCTGGGACTGACTCTCCTTGTTCATTTGTTATGAACTGAAGAGGTAATTCATGAAAAAATTGCTCGATGTCCCAACCTTGAGTTTCATTTAATAATTTGTAAAAGGCCTTTG contains these protein-coding regions:
- the tnpC gene encoding IS66 family transposase, producing the protein MKNEPQTSLKISSVFDAVALYKNLQKSEKDKAILATQNEHLVQEVDRLTHLLLQMKQSKFGRSSEKIKFEEFPKLPGFENVFDEVYEEPPLEAEKAGAESETENDSGKDKSSSTLLKKGRRPLPAHLPRERVIHDIAGDKICTCGHPLHQMGEEISEQLDYVPAQLKVIQNVRLKYACKSCTEGVRVAEVPNAPLLKSMASANLLAHIIVSKYQDHLPLYRQSQMWERFEVDLGRATMSRWILQIGDLLSPLKELLRSEILKETYVRADETRAQVLKECDRKAQTQSYMWVYMTGSSSHHAISYEYTPTRKGENAKEFLKGFKGYLHTDGYGGYKALAQSQDITAVGCWAHARRKFADIIKSTGNTTGKSAEALTIIRSLYKIEKDAKEAQYPPDKIQKLRQEKAKPILEKFKVLLKEHKKVIVPKSPLGQAVGYVLRQWGPLTEYLNDGRLDIDNNMAGRAIRPFAVGRKNWLFMGNVKGAHASAVIYSLIETCKANGVNAFDYFRYVLANINSTPENNYSHLLPWNLKYSLSNLHQ
- the tnpB gene encoding IS66 family insertion sequence element accessory protein TnpB (TnpB, as the term is used for proteins encoded by IS66 family insertion elements, is considered an accessory protein, since TnpC, encoded by a neighboring gene, is a DDE family transposase.); this encodes MFEQTRGEILFYSAPMDMRKSIDGLAAYVASSLGRVPCDGTMYVFCNRTLTKMKILYWETNGFCLWYKRLEKERFQVSLRGDVLELTSQQLRWLQEGLNYQKLKGHKAVHFQEFS
- the tnpA gene encoding IS66 family insertion sequence element accessory protein TnpA, with the translated sequence MMKEKRTGQRQTRDERSAGKLKYWEEQIESWRKSGLSQEKFCTAGGLSYSSFKYWFPRVGRRLFEGSSVGRFVATAVVGHESPETLDLFESPALQAEARQAPVPLEIRFMSGERIEIVPGFDGITLQRVIAILRSCHV